One part of the Mariniblastus fucicola genome encodes these proteins:
- a CDS encoding serine/threonine protein kinase, with the protein MSNSRLRALKQIDDICEQFELMLKQGQQVEIANWIQLVHEDDQSELFYELLRLETHHDLASRSSNSIGDYFRQFPEFSNEIVKVFARNRGDDSETSSLPVSHSPMEPVSVGDFISRFRIISPLGAGGFSAVFLAHDPEINQAVALKVLRPDVVVEDSRYLECIVNEANVLSRIDHPAIPKVFDVGEDDDGRPWVAMEFIKGESLYKTLATDQHSLVEVLRILVRTAKAVHEIHQAGFAHRDIKPDNIIIGLDGEPRILDYGLALHENIQRRKSGERAGTTAFMSPEQVRGENEDLDGRTDVWSLGVILYLVVAKRLPFHGETKEDTRRDILKQPVKPPRQIKNNLATVELENVCFRALKKHPEDRFPTANDFANELQAAIDVLPAEFLLQDASRTRKLSTRENCELQLARQARIWTAQPSARNLPGPVRFAKFRMWTDKGYWSDSESSLMTAASKRLLKYGYAFAAIAIILAFTQYRVRESSLDARVQETVAAVREAPIPEVRSVFDSMSSFAPDRCLDAVQTAFDESQPVDEISAEGLRYAIILADLHPEYREIFRNSIITADADELYVLVELAFGDGEDDLLEPIDEQLRKRLVNLISRSHDAGIERLWPAAPEEYAERFDSLNGSMTPRYAYCPQMRLGEFKKTCEELREYRYCPVNVRPWKDKLNNTFVAAIWHRSTSDWKISWDLSPTDFLAMKSRENMNLVDVCDGLNSNDEDPLLVAVWSREKNPYGKARQMLLAEKIPQLFDPAWSQKFDPNYSVIGKDIESYYLEDTPLLVDVSVHNDHTFQPLVSREQEKIRVGEMILNACAPGEEDVPDPRLANRLEAAENLKAEAYYTLRRFDRSSDHFQKNASEEGTWQDELTRTLSFTRSGDMVNAHYSKAVLTRKMNFAVKNGTRPYLNYSVARAINGSLNAEMEFWQSRDVTEFIDFVKTRIEFVEANPSATFVTPWAEYYALALATSSVSQAIAITGEQSSKDAKVLGQLKSKLVQESLVLKPSLRRRYAKWVEFQSTLNLPTVVPLLHEIEQPIRSSAWSTHASMCESRFVELRSPLAHAAECARFERGFFPVSIVLGKTVRGRPRVGSVWHYELETAEFVKREQTLANAFCYALRHDEDLGVWKILGSPDTDTLKRRIIDTISRFDVDPLILVRRLGQTSSPSEQLSILKSLRQYSVADIDLHKIDDILNLIKPIEAAGSSEHRQLCKIIRINLTAVQIANTNKNRVRY; encoded by the coding sequence ATGAGTAACAGTCGACTTCGAGCTCTCAAACAAATCGATGATATCTGTGAACAGTTTGAGTTGATGTTGAAGCAAGGCCAGCAGGTTGAAATCGCAAACTGGATTCAACTGGTGCACGAAGATGACCAATCAGAGCTTTTCTACGAACTGCTTCGTTTGGAAACTCACCATGACCTTGCGAGTCGTTCCAGTAACAGCATAGGCGACTATTTCCGTCAGTTCCCCGAATTCTCGAATGAGATCGTTAAGGTTTTCGCGAGGAATCGGGGCGACGATTCTGAGACTTCATCGCTGCCCGTTTCGCATTCGCCAATGGAACCGGTTTCTGTTGGCGATTTTATCAGCCGCTTCAGGATCATTTCGCCATTGGGCGCCGGCGGTTTTTCGGCTGTTTTTCTGGCGCATGATCCGGAGATTAATCAAGCCGTTGCACTGAAAGTTCTGCGTCCCGACGTAGTCGTCGAAGATTCCCGGTATCTTGAGTGCATTGTTAATGAAGCCAATGTTCTTTCTCGCATCGATCACCCCGCGATTCCAAAAGTTTTTGACGTTGGCGAAGACGATGACGGTCGACCATGGGTGGCGATGGAGTTCATCAAAGGCGAGTCGCTTTACAAGACTTTGGCGACGGATCAACACTCGCTGGTCGAGGTACTGCGAATTCTGGTTCGAACTGCCAAAGCGGTGCACGAGATTCATCAGGCTGGTTTTGCCCATCGCGACATCAAGCCCGACAACATCATTATTGGGCTTGATGGCGAGCCCCGAATTCTTGATTACGGATTGGCGCTTCACGAAAACATACAGCGTAGGAAAAGTGGAGAACGTGCCGGGACAACGGCGTTTATGTCGCCAGAACAGGTTCGCGGCGAGAACGAAGATCTGGATGGACGTACGGATGTTTGGTCACTGGGAGTGATCCTTTATCTTGTCGTCGCCAAACGGCTTCCTTTTCATGGTGAAACCAAGGAAGACACTCGCCGCGACATTCTCAAACAGCCGGTGAAACCGCCGCGACAGATCAAGAATAACCTCGCGACAGTCGAACTGGAAAACGTGTGCTTCCGTGCGCTCAAAAAACACCCGGAAGATCGTTTTCCGACCGCCAACGATTTCGCAAACGAGCTTCAAGCTGCAATCGACGTCCTGCCGGCTGAGTTTCTGTTGCAGGACGCTTCCCGGACGCGGAAGTTATCGACTCGGGAAAATTGCGAGCTTCAACTGGCTCGGCAAGCAAGGATTTGGACTGCTCAACCTTCTGCGAGGAACCTTCCCGGCCCTGTTCGATTCGCCAAGTTCCGAATGTGGACTGATAAAGGTTATTGGTCTGATTCGGAATCCAGCTTGATGACCGCGGCATCCAAACGATTGCTCAAGTATGGATACGCGTTTGCTGCGATTGCGATCATCCTCGCATTCACCCAGTACCGTGTTCGCGAATCAAGTTTGGATGCGAGGGTGCAGGAAACGGTTGCAGCCGTTAGAGAAGCGCCGATCCCGGAAGTGAGATCGGTGTTTGACTCGATGTCTTCATTTGCGCCAGACCGGTGCCTGGATGCGGTTCAAACCGCTTTCGACGAAAGCCAACCGGTCGATGAAATCTCTGCTGAAGGACTCAGGTACGCGATCATCCTCGCGGATTTGCATCCTGAGTATCGGGAAATTTTTCGGAACAGCATAATCACTGCGGATGCGGACGAACTCTATGTCCTCGTCGAACTTGCGTTCGGCGATGGGGAAGATGATCTGCTCGAACCGATTGATGAACAGCTTAGAAAACGGCTGGTCAATCTGATTTCGCGATCGCACGACGCCGGAATTGAACGGCTTTGGCCTGCCGCTCCAGAGGAGTATGCCGAACGTTTCGATTCGCTCAATGGATCAATGACTCCGCGTTATGCTTATTGTCCGCAAATGAGGCTGGGCGAATTCAAAAAGACATGCGAAGAGCTTCGAGAGTATCGCTATTGCCCGGTCAACGTACGGCCCTGGAAGGACAAACTCAACAACACCTTCGTCGCTGCGATCTGGCACCGAAGCACTTCGGACTGGAAGATTTCCTGGGATCTTTCGCCGACCGATTTTCTGGCGATGAAGTCCAGAGAAAACATGAACCTGGTAGATGTTTGCGACGGCCTGAATTCCAATGACGAGGACCCCCTGTTGGTGGCGGTCTGGTCGCGGGAGAAGAATCCTTACGGTAAGGCCCGTCAGATGTTGCTCGCGGAAAAAATCCCTCAGCTTTTTGATCCAGCGTGGTCACAAAAATTTGACCCGAACTACAGCGTTATTGGAAAGGACATTGAGTCTTACTATCTTGAGGACACTCCTCTGCTGGTCGATGTGAGCGTGCACAATGATCACACTTTTCAACCACTGGTTTCTCGCGAGCAAGAGAAGATTCGGGTTGGTGAAATGATCCTTAATGCCTGCGCACCAGGCGAAGAGGACGTTCCGGATCCTCGATTGGCCAACAGACTCGAAGCCGCCGAGAACTTGAAAGCCGAAGCCTACTACACGTTGCGGCGCTTCGATCGATCGTCAGACCATTTTCAAAAGAACGCTTCGGAAGAAGGAACGTGGCAAGACGAACTCACTCGAACGCTTTCGTTCACAAGATCTGGCGACATGGTCAACGCGCACTATTCGAAAGCTGTGCTGACCAGAAAAATGAATTTCGCGGTCAAAAACGGCACCCGTCCGTATTTGAATTACAGCGTTGCACGCGCCATCAACGGTTCTCTTAATGCTGAAATGGAATTTTGGCAATCGCGGGACGTCACTGAGTTTATTGACTTTGTAAAAACAAGAATCGAATTCGTCGAGGCGAACCCCTCAGCAACATTCGTGACGCCGTGGGCGGAGTACTACGCTCTCGCACTGGCAACCAGTTCAGTTTCCCAGGCCATTGCAATCACTGGCGAACAATCGTCCAAGGACGCCAAGGTTCTCGGTCAACTCAAATCCAAACTGGTGCAAGAGTCTCTCGTGCTGAAACCATCGCTGAGACGAAGGTACGCGAAATGGGTCGAGTTTCAATCAACTCTTAACCTTCCGACTGTCGTACCGCTACTTCATGAAATCGAGCAACCCATCCGATCGTCCGCGTGGAGCACTCATGCATCGATGTGCGAATCGCGTTTTGTTGAATTGCGTTCTCCATTGGCTCATGCCGCCGAATGCGCAAGGTTCGAACGCGGATTTTTTCCGGTATCCATAGTTTTGGGAAAAACGGTTCGTGGACGCCCCAGAGTTGGTTCCGTGTGGCACTATGAGCTTGAAACAGCAGAGTTTGTCAAACGCGAACAAACGCTGGCCAATGCATTTTGCTATGCCCTCCGTCACGACGAAGATCTCGGCGTTTGGAAAATTCTCGGATCACCAGACACGGACACGCTAAAGCGGCGGATTATCGACACGATTTCCCGTTTTGACGTAGACCCGCTAATTCTGGTTCGACGACTGGGACAAACCAGTAGCCCGTCCGAACAACTTTCGATTCTGAAATCTTTGCGACAGTATTCCGTCGCCGACATTGACCTGCACAAGATTGACGACATCCTTAACTTGATCAAGCCAATTGAAGCCGCTGGATCCTCGGAACATCGTCAGCTCTGCAAAATCATTCGAATTAATTTGACTGCCGTGCAGATAGCGAACACGAACAAGAATCGCGTTCGCTACTAG
- a CDS encoding ECF-type sigma factor, which yields MEMNSSVTDWITQLRNGHSSACDKLWPFYLQRLTAIICQKLESSRTEVSDEEDVLIDTCEVCFRKIKEGVYPNISSRHDLWRLLTKIATRKSIDQIRRSRKGVDRLRQEATQTINSTNDSFEVNHIDSFPGAEPTPEFAAMVADESRYRLSQLPEKMVDVVKLRLQGFTLKEIAAKTGVSLPTVQRYLSFVREAWSQDE from the coding sequence ATGGAAATGAATTCTTCGGTAACGGACTGGATCACCCAATTGAGGAACGGCCACAGTTCCGCTTGTGACAAATTGTGGCCGTTTTATCTGCAACGCCTGACCGCGATTATCTGCCAAAAACTGGAGTCTTCGCGTACGGAGGTCAGTGACGAGGAGGACGTCCTGATCGACACCTGTGAAGTCTGCTTTCGCAAAATCAAAGAAGGTGTCTATCCAAATATTTCAAGTCGCCACGACCTCTGGCGTTTGCTTACGAAAATTGCGACGCGCAAGTCGATCGATCAGATTCGACGTTCGCGGAAGGGCGTTGATCGCCTGCGGCAAGAGGCGACCCAGACGATCAACTCGACCAACGACAGTTTCGAAGTCAATCACATCGACAGTTTCCCGGGTGCGGAACCGACGCCTGAATTTGCGGCGATGGTGGCGGACGAAAGTCGATATCGATTGAGTCAACTTCCCGAGAAAATGGTCGACGTAGTCAAGCTTCGCTTACAAGGCTTTACGCTTAAAGAAATTGCTGCAAAGACAGGCGTGTCGCTGCCGACGGTTCAACGCTACCTCAGTTTCGTCAGAGAGGCATGGTCACAGGATGAGTAA
- the gnd gene encoding decarboxylating NADP(+)-dependent phosphogluconate dehydrogenase, which translates to MSEADIGLIGLAVMGENLVLNMASHDFTVAVYNRTTSKVDNFIEGRASGKSIIGTHSLEELCSKLKRPRRVMIMVKAGGPVDAVIAGLLPFLEEGDIVIDGGNSEFPDSVRRTEDLAAKGILYIGTGVSGGEEGALKGPSIMPGGNPEAWPHVKPIFQAISAKTDKGEPCCDWVGRGGAGHFVKMVHNGIEYGDMQMICETYQMMKSGLGMSNDEMHEVFARWNNGVLDSYLVEITRDILGYREDDGSATVDVILDTAGQKGTGKWTAITALDVGQPLTLIGEAVFARCLSALKDERVAASKVLNGPEVSFDGDKAAFVNDLEQALYASKIVSYAQGYQLMRAVSDERDWELNYGGIAMMWRGGCIIRSAFLNNIRDAFEKDSGLTNLLLDPFFEKAVETAQASWRNVVATGVKLGIPLPAISSALCYYDGYRTERLPANLLQAQRDYFGAHTYERLDKERGEYFHTNWTGRGGTTSSTSYNV; encoded by the coding sequence TTGTCAGAAGCAGATATCGGATTGATTGGGCTTGCCGTAATGGGCGAGAATCTTGTTCTCAATATGGCCAGCCACGACTTCACCGTGGCAGTCTATAACCGTACGACTTCCAAAGTCGACAACTTTATTGAAGGTCGAGCCAGCGGCAAATCGATCATCGGCACGCATTCGCTCGAAGAGCTTTGCAGCAAACTCAAACGGCCGCGCCGCGTCATGATTATGGTCAAAGCCGGAGGTCCGGTTGACGCCGTCATCGCGGGACTGCTGCCGTTTCTCGAAGAAGGCGACATCGTCATCGACGGAGGGAACAGCGAATTCCCCGATTCGGTTCGCCGCACCGAAGACCTGGCTGCGAAAGGTATTCTGTACATTGGAACCGGAGTTTCTGGCGGCGAAGAAGGAGCACTCAAGGGGCCCAGCATTATGCCTGGCGGAAATCCTGAGGCTTGGCCACACGTGAAACCAATCTTTCAGGCGATTAGCGCCAAAACCGACAAAGGCGAACCGTGTTGTGACTGGGTTGGTCGCGGCGGTGCAGGGCACTTTGTGAAGATGGTTCACAACGGCATCGAGTACGGCGACATGCAGATGATCTGCGAAACGTACCAGATGATGAAGAGCGGACTGGGAATGTCCAACGACGAGATGCACGAAGTTTTCGCTCGCTGGAACAACGGCGTGCTTGATAGCTACCTCGTCGAAATCACGCGAGACATTCTTGGCTATCGCGAAGACGACGGATCGGCCACGGTCGATGTCATTCTTGACACAGCAGGGCAAAAGGGAACCGGGAAGTGGACTGCGATTACTGCTCTTGATGTCGGTCAGCCACTGACGCTGATTGGCGAGGCTGTTTTCGCGCGTTGTTTGTCGGCTTTGAAAGACGAACGAGTCGCTGCATCGAAAGTATTGAACGGCCCCGAGGTCAGCTTCGATGGTGACAAAGCGGCTTTCGTGAACGATCTTGAACAGGCTCTTTACGCGTCGAAAATCGTTTCTTACGCACAAGGTTACCAGTTGATGCGAGCGGTTTCCGATGAGCGGGACTGGGAGCTCAACTACGGTGGAATCGCCATGATGTGGCGCGGCGGCTGTATTATTCGCAGCGCGTTTCTGAACAACATTCGCGACGCCTTTGAAAAAGATTCCGGGCTGACGAATTTGCTGTTGGATCCGTTCTTCGAAAAAGCTGTCGAAACGGCTCAGGCTTCATGGCGAAACGTCGTCGCAACCGGCGTCAAGCTTGGTATCCCGTTGCCGGCGATCAGCAGTGCGTTGTGCTATTACGATGGGTACCGGACAGAGCGACTTCCTGCCAATCTGTTGCAGGCTCAACGTGACTACTTCGGTGCTCATACGTACGAGCGATTGGACAAAGAACGCGGTGAGTACTTTCACACCAACTGGACAGGACGCGGCGGGACGACTTCGTCAACGTCGTACAACGTGTAG
- a CDS encoding cysteine peptidase family C39 domain-containing protein, producing the protein MGKIERQLTDSDCAVWAIKAICFQAGVSVPPANTIRRHIDLEDGGTSIRGVRDALSEFGVSAQPVQGPSDAIDQAPLPAIALIRVAGTLLHYVVVLEANRNRVKYLDPGIGGVAVEVSSSQFADVFTGSLILCERKPDYVAVDFGQEIDANRFLVGAVAHESNAATALCIGEVFQLALLLIGILMLKNFFSSSSLGTPNFWYLGGIAICAVLYLWIGKLHHLIKADVKSRALLSLFNFSTSLIEQHEFDPKKGLRQASSRCVGAVTSVADSLTNLISFPGNTASLLLYLGLMAWFDLYAAGYATLLGVALTVYCVWFSSASRRSHREVLRVRDRNEAGLAFLMANVEPESKVVTDMPWSQLAYCDAVAKSDNFTSLDGTVSASVGRANLIAGLLIGGLQHTTLGMGHTMAVFFMLSIYTSIIVRWSKRVASIPECRFHVRRLLDFLSDFTSDSLQYSVVRNANPKSRVGAPSITTLSVPESSGNELTVEAGGVL; encoded by the coding sequence GTGGGGAAAATTGAAAGACAGTTGACGGATTCCGACTGTGCAGTTTGGGCGATAAAAGCCATTTGTTTTCAGGCAGGAGTTTCTGTTCCACCAGCGAACACGATTCGACGTCACATCGATCTCGAAGATGGTGGAACGTCGATTCGAGGCGTACGTGATGCGTTGTCGGAGTTCGGTGTCTCCGCGCAACCTGTTCAAGGGCCATCGGATGCGATCGATCAAGCACCATTGCCTGCGATCGCGCTAATTCGCGTCGCAGGTACGCTGCTGCACTACGTCGTCGTGCTCGAAGCGAATCGAAACCGAGTCAAATATTTGGATCCCGGTATCGGCGGAGTAGCCGTCGAGGTTTCTTCCAGCCAGTTTGCCGACGTGTTTACCGGCAGTCTGATTCTGTGCGAACGGAAACCGGACTATGTCGCGGTGGATTTCGGGCAGGAAATCGATGCGAATCGTTTTCTCGTCGGCGCGGTAGCTCACGAGTCCAATGCGGCAACCGCGTTGTGTATCGGAGAGGTATTTCAACTCGCGCTACTGCTGATCGGAATCTTGATGCTAAAGAATTTCTTTAGCAGCTCTTCGTTGGGAACGCCAAACTTCTGGTACTTGGGTGGAATAGCAATCTGCGCTGTTCTTTATCTGTGGATCGGAAAGCTACACCATCTGATCAAAGCTGATGTCAAATCTCGCGCACTACTCTCGTTGTTCAACTTTTCAACGAGCCTGATCGAGCAGCACGAATTCGACCCCAAGAAAGGCCTGCGTCAAGCTTCATCGCGGTGTGTTGGGGCAGTGACTTCGGTTGCGGATTCGTTAACCAATCTAATCTCATTCCCCGGCAATACTGCCAGCCTTCTGTTGTATCTCGGACTCATGGCCTGGTTTGATCTTTATGCAGCCGGGTACGCCACATTGTTGGGCGTTGCGCTAACAGTCTATTGCGTCTGGTTCTCGAGCGCCAGTCGCCGTTCGCATCGAGAAGTTCTCCGTGTCCGAGATCGAAACGAAGCCGGGCTGGCCTTTTTGATGGCCAATGTCGAGCCAGAAAGCAAAGTTGTCACAGACATGCCGTGGTCTCAACTTGCCTATTGCGACGCAGTGGCCAAGTCAGACAACTTTACGTCGCTCGATGGAACCGTTTCCGCCAGTGTGGGGCGAGCAAACCTGATTGCCGGATTGTTAATTGGAGGGTTGCAACACACGACGCTGGGCATGGGGCACACAATGGCGGTGTTTTTTATGCTTAGCATCTACACAAGTATTATCGTCCGCTGGTCCAAGCGTGTCGCTTCGATCCCCGAGTGCCGCTTTCATGTTCGTCGACTGCTTGACTTCCTGTCTGACTTCACCAGTGATTCGCTGCAGTATTCCGTGGTCAGAAACGCGAACCCGAAATCCAGGGTTGGGGCTCCATCGATCACGACGTTGAGCGTTCCGGAATCGAGTGGCAACGAGCTAACAGTTGAAGCAGGAGGTGTGTTGTGA
- the zwf gene encoding glucose-6-phosphate dehydrogenase, whose product MSTRDIEPVVFVIFGASGDLTRRKLIPAIYDLFKCKLLPENFALLGVSRSKLSDDDFRQKAFLNNELFDISEEPAETVEAFAKLLFYQPIDTNSSDDYAKVKSRLDQLDGEFKTAGNFVFYLSTPPVLYDKIPAFLSAHGLNRCEGSFRRLVIEKPFGYDSQSARELNKSLTEYFPEDEIYRIDHYLGKETVQNLLVTRFANSVFEPLWNRNYIQHVQITSAEPIGVGNRGGYYDESGALRDMLQNHLMQIVAHIAMEPPISPSAEAIRAEKSKLFQSLRPIAESEVAKYCIRGQYMASKMRGEMVKGYREEEGVPSESKTETYAAVKFFIDNWRWSGVPFYIRTGKRLPTKVTEVAITFDRPPHKIFRTDQDLHLAHNQLVMRIQPDEGLLLSFGMKVPGEGFDVKNVGMDFHYSDLAEADVPEAYERLLLDCIKGDPTLYAHGDSVEYSWKFVEPILKAWKNDDSIPVYGYPAGSWGPELADDLIEPAEITWRNPCRKLTEDTSFCEL is encoded by the coding sequence ATGAGTACGCGAGACATCGAACCGGTTGTTTTTGTAATCTTTGGTGCGTCGGGCGACCTGACACGAAGGAAGTTGATTCCGGCGATCTACGACCTGTTCAAATGCAAACTGTTGCCAGAAAATTTTGCATTGTTGGGCGTGAGCCGCAGTAAGCTCTCGGACGATGACTTTCGGCAGAAGGCGTTTCTGAACAATGAGTTGTTCGATATCTCGGAGGAGCCCGCCGAAACGGTGGAGGCGTTTGCGAAGCTGCTTTTTTACCAGCCGATTGATACGAATAGTTCCGACGACTATGCCAAAGTGAAATCGCGTCTTGATCAGCTTGATGGTGAATTCAAAACGGCTGGCAATTTCGTATTCTATCTGTCGACTCCTCCCGTTTTGTACGACAAAATTCCGGCGTTTCTTTCCGCGCACGGGCTTAATCGCTGTGAAGGTTCGTTCCGGCGGTTGGTCATCGAGAAACCGTTTGGTTACGACAGCCAGTCCGCCCGAGAGCTCAATAAATCGCTAACGGAGTATTTTCCGGAAGATGAAATCTATCGGATTGACCACTATCTGGGCAAGGAAACGGTTCAAAACCTGTTGGTGACTCGGTTTGCGAATTCTGTTTTCGAGCCGCTGTGGAATCGAAACTATATTCAACATGTACAGATAACTTCTGCGGAACCCATCGGTGTCGGCAATCGAGGTGGATACTACGATGAATCCGGTGCACTCCGCGACATGCTGCAAAACCACTTGATGCAGATCGTAGCGCATATTGCGATGGAGCCGCCAATCTCACCATCTGCCGAGGCAATCCGAGCCGAGAAATCGAAGCTGTTTCAGTCGCTTCGTCCAATCGCCGAATCCGAAGTGGCCAAGTACTGCATCCGAGGCCAATACATGGCGTCAAAGATGCGAGGCGAAATGGTCAAAGGCTATCGCGAAGAGGAAGGCGTGCCGTCAGAATCGAAAACGGAAACATATGCCGCGGTGAAATTTTTCATTGACAACTGGCGTTGGTCGGGAGTCCCGTTTTACATCCGCACCGGCAAGCGACTGCCGACGAAAGTGACCGAAGTTGCGATTACGTTCGATCGTCCACCGCACAAGATTTTTCGAACTGATCAGGATTTGCATCTGGCTCACAACCAGTTGGTGATGCGCATCCAACCAGACGAAGGTCTTCTGCTATCGTTCGGAATGAAAGTCCCAGGTGAAGGTTTCGACGTAAAAAATGTGGGAATGGATTTCCATTACTCTGATTTGGCCGAAGCCGATGTTCCGGAGGCCTATGAGCGTTTGCTGCTGGACTGCATCAAGGGAGATCCAACGCTGTACGCGCATGGCGATAGCGTTGAATACTCGTGGAAATTCGTTGAGCCAATTTTAAAGGCTTGGAAGAACGACGATTCGATTCCTGTCTACGGCTATCCGGCAGGTAGTTGGGGGCCGGAGTTGGCCGACGATCTGATCGAGCCAGCAGAGATTACGTGGCGAAATCCATGTCGAAAACTCACCGAAGACACCAGTTTTTGCGAGCTGTAA
- a CDS encoding DinB family protein — protein sequence MNVNEAIKLGIDCADMICGAYLDDLTNEEAMQRPHSGCNHVNWQIGHLIASDNAMCNGCVPGSVPALPDGFEEKYSKEKAASDNADDFIPKTELMEIYRNQRQVIKDVLAGLSEEQLSAASPESFQSYAPTVASLFSMIGSHWLMHSGQWTVLRRELGREIVI from the coding sequence ATGAATGTAAACGAAGCAATCAAATTGGGCATCGACTGCGCGGACATGATTTGCGGGGCCTATCTCGACGATCTCACCAACGAAGAAGCGATGCAGCGACCTCATTCAGGTTGCAATCATGTGAACTGGCAGATCGGGCACTTGATCGCGTCGGACAACGCGATGTGCAATGGGTGTGTGCCCGGAAGCGTGCCGGCACTCCCGGACGGTTTTGAAGAAAAATACTCGAAAGAAAAAGCTGCCAGCGACAATGCGGATGACTTCATACCCAAAACCGAATTGATGGAAATTTATCGCAACCAGCGGCAGGTCATCAAGGACGTGTTGGCGGGACTGAGTGAAGAGCAATTGAGTGCTGCTTCGCCAGAGAGTTTTCAATCTTATGCTCCAACGGTTGCGTCGTTGTTCAGTATGATTGGGTCGCACTGGTTGATGCACTCCGGCCAGTGGACGGTGTTGCGTCGCGAACTTGGTCGCGAAATCGTGATCTAG
- a CDS encoding HlyD family secretion protein, with protein sequence MSHHLQVASEFYRVARGKKPAGKLLIQLTFAILILTIWASLTPISETVSHTVKIVPNASGFESSDGALFPNSSTSGSVAEMLCGELESVRKGDVLARLDTREIAAKRKGELQKIQNFELEIEAKSVQIELAAATFRTQRAELLAQLKSEQQIDSKRSEERSIQIRSATSQSQHLEREWARAQKLASRNAISQSEAAALQADFEKAKQDLAMAQLPIADSKIAELESRIESLVASHEEQVHSIETERLGLQNRLSAARNEVELLELRIRQCEIVAPSDGQVSQCSLRVGDWVSPGVVGITVSKNGFMAETLLPSSKIGSVKTGDPACIVVDGIDWLVNGSLKARVTEISPDLYQKEVVQGDGSRVRVDGYRVRLELDADRNDFERWDSIRLGMTGIVEIETGQKKLAIHLLEQALGNDWLSGK encoded by the coding sequence GTGAGTCATCATCTTCAGGTCGCCTCAGAATTTTACCGTGTCGCCAGGGGCAAAAAGCCGGCGGGGAAACTACTGATCCAGCTCACGTTCGCAATCCTGATTCTGACGATTTGGGCTTCGCTTACTCCGATCAGTGAAACCGTCTCTCACACGGTAAAGATTGTGCCCAACGCGAGTGGTTTCGAATCATCTGACGGAGCCCTGTTCCCGAATTCATCGACGAGCGGTTCGGTAGCCGAGATGCTTTGTGGCGAACTGGAGTCGGTGCGGAAGGGTGACGTTCTGGCTCGTCTCGATACGCGTGAAATTGCCGCAAAACGGAAGGGCGAACTGCAGAAGATTCAGAACTTCGAACTGGAAATTGAAGCCAAGTCTGTCCAGATTGAATTGGCAGCTGCAACGTTTCGCACACAAAGGGCCGAGCTGCTGGCTCAGCTAAAATCAGAGCAGCAAATCGACAGCAAACGATCCGAAGAACGCTCGATTCAAATTCGTAGCGCGACATCGCAGTCGCAACACTTGGAAAGAGAGTGGGCTCGAGCACAGAAGTTAGCCAGTCGCAACGCAATCTCTCAATCGGAAGCAGCCGCTTTACAGGCTGATTTCGAGAAAGCGAAACAGGATCTTGCAATGGCTCAGCTCCCCATTGCCGACTCAAAGATTGCTGAACTGGAATCCAGAATTGAATCTCTTGTTGCCAGCCATGAAGAACAGGTTCATTCAATCGAAACCGAGCGACTGGGATTGCAAAACAGATTGTCGGCTGCTCGCAATGAAGTCGAGCTACTTGAATTGAGGATTCGGCAGTGCGAAATCGTCGCCCCTTCGGACGGGCAGGTCTCCCAGTGTTCTCTTCGAGTCGGAGACTGGGTTTCGCCCGGGGTCGTCGGCATCACCGTCTCAAAAAATGGCTTTATGGCTGAAACGCTGCTTCCGTCGAGCAAGATCGGGAGCGTTAAAACGGGCGATCCGGCATGCATCGTCGTTGATGGTATCGATTGGCTGGTCAACGGTTCGTTGAAAGCTCGAGTGACCGAAATTTCTCCGGACCTTTATCAGAAGGAAGTCGTTCAGGGAGACGGATCACGGGTCCGCGTGGATGGCTATCGGGTTCGGTTGGAACTGGATGCTGACAGAAATGATTTTGAACGATGGGACAGCATTCGCCTCGGGATGACCGGGATTGTCGAAATCGAAACCGGCCAAAAGAAACTGGCAATTCACCTACTCGAGCAGGCTCTCGGCAACGATTGGCTCTCGGGAAAATGA
- a CDS encoding cupin domain-containing protein → MNSTTTNDGLNTNSGNSAFVPMTESQMESTKAGTDWVEWFIETAEEVGNDVTAIYDHFVAQLVPLDVNNIPWEDLLMEMQNHGFVYPDPNEGDPTLTDDGTW, encoded by the coding sequence ATGAACTCTACGACCACAAACGATGGCTTGAATACGAATTCAGGCAACAGTGCTTTCGTCCCCATGACCGAATCGCAGATGGAATCCACCAAAGCCGGTACTGATTGGGTGGAGTGGTTTATCGAAACAGCGGAAGAAGTTGGCAATGATGTTACTGCGATCTACGACCACTTTGTGGCGCAACTGGTTCCTCTCGACGTCAACAATATTCCCTGGGAGGACTTGTTGATGGAAATGCAGAACCACGGGTTTGTCTACCCGGATCCAAACGAAGGAGATCCAACTCTTACCGACGACGGAACCTGGTAG